One genomic segment of Fundulus heteroclitus isolate FHET01 chromosome 10, MU-UCD_Fhet_4.1, whole genome shotgun sequence includes these proteins:
- the dusp29 gene encoding dual specificity phosphatase DUPD1 has product MASHKSKTGSKINVTKAAEESSSADDYVTPGGYELEKILNRGSVAYTHVNEVWPNVYIGDEQTAKDKFTLKSLGITHILNAAEGTWNNVDTGPGYYGDMDVVYYGVVAEDVPTFDLSQHFFSAAKFIQETLGNPQNKLLVHCVMGRSRSATLFLAYLMIYENMTVVDAIEHVKRRRRIIPNWGFLKQLRQLDQQLLEGRGV; this is encoded by the exons ATGGCTTCTCATAAGTCAAAGACTGGATCAAAGATAAACGTTACTAAAGCGGCAGAGGAGTCCAGCTCAGCGGACGATTATGTCACACCTGGGGGCTACGAGCTGGAGAAAATCCTCAACCGTGGGAGCGTGGCTTACACTCATGTCAACGAGGTCTGGCCTAACGTCTACATTGGAGATga GCAGACGGCAAAGGACAAGTTTACCCTGAAGAGCCTGGGGATTACTCACATTTTGAACGCAGCAGAGGGGACGTGGAACAACGTGGACACCGGACCTGGTTACTACGGCGACATGGACGTTGTTTACTACGGTGTGGTGGCAGAAGACGTCCCTACATTTGACCTCAGCCAGCACTTCTTCTCTGCCGCCAAGTTCATTCAGGAGACACTAGGAAACCCTCAGA ATAAACTGCTGGTGCATTGTGTGATGGGAAGGAGCCGCTCGGCCACCCTCTTCCTCGCCTACCTGATGATCTACGAGAACATGACGGTTGTGGACGCCATCGAGCACGTAAAAAGACGCCGACGGATCATCCCTAACTGGGGCTTCCTGAAGCAGCTGAGGCAACtagaccagcagctcctggaggGAAGAGGAGTCTGA
- the LOC105928210 gene encoding dual specificity phosphatase DUPD1 isoform X1, which produces MRFGPTSSSGTRKWHSHFGDGADPIAKQFLQTSRMIGRLMGRIWKNLATARDTTLLQNLGITHVVNAADGPRHIDTGPRFYQDTNIQYHGVEAADCSGFDLSPFFSETAEFIHGALSQKGKVLVHCARGISRSATLVLAFLMIKAGLTLVEAVEVVCRSRNILPNVGFLKQLCQLDSTLALQKKT; this is translated from the exons ATGAGGTTTGGCCCGACCTCTTCCTCGGGAACGCGTAAGTGGCATTCTCACTTTGGGGACGGTGCTGATCCGATTGCAAAACAGTTTCTACAAACAAGTCGCATGATCGGCCGACTGATGGGACGGATATGGAAAAATCT GGCGACAGCTCGGGATACGACGTTGCTACAGAATCTGGGAATAACACACGTGGTGAATGCTGCAGATGGCCCTCGGCACATTGACACCGGGCCACGTTTCTACCAAGACACCAACATACAGTACCATGGAGTGGAagcagcagactgcagcggatTTGACCTGAGCCCGTTCTTCTCAGAGACTGCTGAGTTCATTCATGGCGCTCTGAGTCAGAAAG GTAAGGTGCTCGTCCACTGCGCTCGGGGAATCAGCCGCTCAGCAACCCTTGTGCTGGCCTTCCTCATGATCAAAGCGGGTCTTACCCTGGTGGAAGCTGTGGAGGTCGTTTGTAGGAGCAGAAACATTCTCCCGAATGTCGGGTTTCTGAAACAGCTCTGTCAGCTGGACTCAACTTTagccctgcaaaaaaaaacctag
- the LOC105928245 gene encoding dual specificity protein phosphatase 13 isoform X2 — protein sequence MPRGLNSMASPEVQAGRYETPTASELHRLMWTKKGGNEHMDEVYPGIYIGDMYAAKDKKTLQAQRVTHVLNAADGKFNVNTGPGFYRDTNIVYHGVEAFDMSSFDLSPFFYPAANFIKNALSLPAGKVLVHCAMGLSRSSTLVLAYLMIHENMTLADAIKTVSANRNVSPNEGFLEQLRSLDKKLHCH from the exons ATGCCCAGAGGCCTCAACAGCATGGCAAGCCCTGAGGTGCAGGCGGGCAGGTATGAGACCCCCACGGCTTCTGAACTGCACAGGCTGATGTGGACAAAGAAAGGCGGCAACGAGCATATGGACGAAGTTTACCCCGGGATCTATATTGGAGACAT GTACGCAGCTAAAGACAAGAAGACACTCCAGGCTCAGCGCGTCACCCATGTGCTCAACGCTGCTGACGGGAAATTCAACGTGAACACGGGACCCGGCTTTTACAGGGACACCAACATCGTTTATCATGGAGTGGAAGCTTTTGACATGTCTTCCTTTGACCTGAGTCCCTTCTTTTACCCGGCGGCCAATTTTATCAAGAACGCTCTAAGTCTGCCAGCAG GTAAGGTTTTGGTCCATTGCGCGATGGGGCTCAGCCGCTCCTCTACCTTGGTTCTGGCCTACCTGATGATCCATGAGAACATGACTCTGGCGGACGCCATCAAAACGGTCAGCGCCAACAGGAATGTTTCGCCCAACGAGGGATTCCTGGAGCAGCTTCGAAGTCTGGACAAAAAACTGCACTGCCATTAA
- the LOC105928210 gene encoding dual specificity phosphatase DUPD1 isoform X2: MSSEEESVDQTPPTCSLLGLLLKNRRPTGAVNEVWPDLFLGNAATARDTTLLQNLGITHVVNAADGPRHIDTGPRFYQDTNIQYHGVEAADCSGFDLSPFFSETAEFIHGALSQKGKVLVHCARGISRSATLVLAFLMIKAGLTLVEAVEVVCRSRNILPNVGFLKQLCQLDSTLALQKKT; encoded by the exons ATGAGCTCAGAGGAGGAGTCAGTGGATCAGACACCACCCACCTGCAGTCTGCTGGGCCTTCTGCTGAAGAACAGGCGTCCCACCGGAGCTGTCAATGAGGTTTGGCCCGACCTCTTCCTCGGGAACGC GGCGACAGCTCGGGATACGACGTTGCTACAGAATCTGGGAATAACACACGTGGTGAATGCTGCAGATGGCCCTCGGCACATTGACACCGGGCCACGTTTCTACCAAGACACCAACATACAGTACCATGGAGTGGAagcagcagactgcagcggatTTGACCTGAGCCCGTTCTTCTCAGAGACTGCTGAGTTCATTCATGGCGCTCTGAGTCAGAAAG GTAAGGTGCTCGTCCACTGCGCTCGGGGAATCAGCCGCTCAGCAACCCTTGTGCTGGCCTTCCTCATGATCAAAGCGGGTCTTACCCTGGTGGAAGCTGTGGAGGTCGTTTGTAGGAGCAGAAACATTCTCCCGAATGTCGGGTTTCTGAAACAGCTCTGTCAGCTGGACTCAACTTTagccctgcaaaaaaaaacctag